The window CCAATGCCAGGAATTTCCTCCAGCTGGTTTTTCGTTTGCTGCTGGCGTTTGAGGGCCGTGTGGTAGCTCACCGCAAAGCGGTGCGACTCGTCGCGGATGCGCTGGAACAGTTTGACGATGTCGGTTGTCGCAAGGGTATTCTCGTCCGCCGTTGGACGTTCGTTGCGAGTTTGCTCCATGCTAGCTCGTAAGTTTTTTGAGTGCGAACTGGCGTTACGCTGACTTGGGTGTAAATTCACCACATAGACATCGCCATCTTCGTGAATAGTAATATCCGACCGCGGCTGTGACCGCATTTGCTCAATGAACGCTATATCAATCTGTGAACCAATCTTATGTACTAGCAGCTCTTCCTCGCGCTTGGCAATGCTGATAATCGGCACGGTGACGCCACGCTCATCACGCGCTTTGATGGCTGCCGCTAGCTGACCCTTACCGCCATCAATCAGCAGCAGATCAGGACGACCCCAGCTTTTTAAATGACGCTCACTCAACCGGCGAAAAACCGTCTCATGCATATTACCCGTATCATCATTTTTCTCACTAACTTTAAACTTGCGGTATTCCGCCCGGTCGCTCGCGCCATTGGTAAATACCACCATACTAGCGACGACTTGCTGCCCGCTCATGTGTGAAATATCATAACCCTCGATGCGTGCTGGGATATCTTTTAGGCCCAATAATTTCGCCAAATCAGCCAATGCCTTGTCCTTAGAAATATCCAAAAACTCTTTGTCGCCGAAACAAACTCGCCGCTGCAATTCCTGCATGGCGCGTAGTTTATTGCGAAGGTCGGCCGCCCGCTCAAAATCATGCAGCCCAGCTGCCGTTTTCATGTCGCGCTCCAGCTCGGCGGCGATGGCTTTACGATTACCCTTGATGTAACTGATGAGTTTGTGTAGATTAGCTTTGTAGGCAGCTGGCCCATCGCTTAGTCGCGGGCTGAGACCCAAATCTTCATCCAATTTCGACTGCCCTGGTCGCCGCTGCCTGGTTAAATACGGAAACACTCGCCGCAGATAGCGCAAGGCTTTTTTCAAGGCAAAGCCATTATAAAACGGGCCAACATATTCCGCGCCGTCATCCGCAGGATTGCGCGTAAAACTGACGGTCGGCCACTCACTTTTCATGTCGATGCGTACATACATCTGCGATTTATCATCACGCAGCAGCACGTTGTAGCGCGGCATGTAGCGTTTGACCATCTCGCTCTCCAAAAACAACGCGTCAACCTCGCTCTCGGTCTCAATCCAATCAGTATCAGCAATTTCCGCCACCAACGCCATGGTTTTATTGTCCCGCCCGCGCGAATCTTGAAAATACTG is drawn from Candidatus Saccharibacteria bacterium oral taxon 488 and contains these coding sequences:
- a CDS encoding excinuclease ABC subunit UvrC; this encodes MNQRLQQKLKTLPRTPGVYFHKSASGEIIYVGKAAVLRNRVRQYFQDSRGRDNKTMALVAEIADTDWIETESEVDALFLESEMVKRYMPRYNVLLRDDKSQMYVRIDMKSEWPTVSFTRNPADDGAEYVGPFYNGFALKKALRYLRRVFPYLTRQRRPGQSKLDEDLGLSPRLSDGPAAYKANLHKLISYIKGNRKAIAAELERDMKTAAGLHDFERAADLRNKLRAMQELQRRVCFGDKEFLDISKDKALADLAKLLGLKDIPARIEGYDISHMSGQQVVASMVVFTNGASDRAEYRKFKVSEKNDDTGNMHETVFRRLSERHLKSWGRPDLLLIDGGKGQLAAAIKARDERGVTVPIISIAKREEELLVHKIGSQIDIAFIEQMRSQPRSDITIHEDGDVYVVNLHPSQRNASSHSKNLRASMEQTRNERPTADENTLATTDIVKLFQRIRDESHRFAVSYHTALKRQQQTKNQLEEIPGIGPKTRAKLLKKFGSISRIRNALLTDLEKIVDKELAKKIKLMLSS